Within Moritella sp. Urea-trap-13, the genomic segment TTTCACCTGCTCTCGCCGCTTCAATCGCCGCATTAAGTGCTAATAAATTAGTTTGATTGGCAATATCCGTGATCACCTTAATAGCTTTTTCAATCGCATCATTACTGTCTTTAATATCCGACATCGAGGTGATAGTCGCCGTCATCGCAATAGAACTGTTATCAGCCTGCTCTTCTGCGCGCAGAGAGTCATTACCCATGGCTTGAATAATGCCACTGGCATTGCCTACCAAAGTAGCGGTATCTTGCAGCAAATCGTTAATATGGCTGGTTGCAGACACTTGCTCTCCGACACCGTCATCAATGTCTTTGGCATACTGTGACATAACCGTTAAATGGGCAGTCAAATCGCTCGACGTTTGCATTAGCTGCGTGACCGTGTCACCGACTTGATTAAATAGCAGTTGTAACTCTTCACGGCTTTGTTCCGCACCCTGTGACGCAGACTCCGCGGCCAATAGTGCAGCCTGATTACTGGCCATGGCTTTACTGCGTAAGGTGTTGTTGTAGTGATTTGAGAACCAAATAGCGAGAGGGGGTAAAAGCAGCGCTGAATAATGTTCAACTTTGGCGTCTTTGGCAGATAACACTAATTGCGGTAACTCATAACCGTTATTGTCCATGATTATCATGGCCACGTACGTAATCATCATCACCACAGACCAAAAGAAACCAGAACGGGCATTCATTAATAAATAGGCAAATACCGTCATTGCCGCAATCCACATAATCGAATGTGAATTAGCACCACCGGTCTGAAACATTAAATTGGTCAGATGGAGCATGCCGCCAAGTTGCATGACGTTTCCGGCAATAATCGGATTTACAGCCAGTTTTATCAACATGATACTGCAAATAAAACCGATGAGCATAATCATAGAACTATTGACTAGCGCAGTGACATCTAGGTTATTCCATTTCAGTGCGCTATAACCACCAATAATAATACCGACCAGTGCAAAGGTAATAATCCCTCGACCTTTAATTTTATCATCGTCACTTTTTTGTGCGCTAAGCAGATACTGATAAAAGTGGTTTCCAAGTGATGACATCCATAATCCTTTATTTTAATAAAATAGAACAAATCTTGTTATGAGAATCTAGCATGCTTGAAGTATTAACACTATAAAACTATCTCTAAAGTATTACCTAGGCAGTGTTTGCTATTAAATATCTAGCACTCAGTATTAACACTGTAACCTTAATTAAAACACATGGCTGCGGACAGTAATGCTTGGGTATAGGCGTGCTGCGGTTGCTTAAACACCGCTTCGGTTTCACCTTCTTCAACCACTTTACCTGCTTTAAGCACTAAAATACGGTGACTTACCGCGCGAACCACACTTAAATCATGAGTAATAAAAATATAACTCAGTTGGTGCTGTTGCTGTAACTGACACAATAAATCTAAGATCTGTTTTTGCACGGTGCGATCCAGTGCAGATGTCGGTTCATCTAAAATCAGGATCTGAGGTTTTAATACTAACGCCCTCGCGATAGCAATACGCTGGCGCTGGCCACCCGAAAATTGATGTGGGTAGCGCGCTAACGAGGCCACAGGCAAGCCAACATCAATCAAGGCTTGTTGGATAGCGATTTCAATCTCGGCATCGCCATGCTTACCCTGTACCTCTAAACCTTCACTAATGATCTGACGAACAGACATCCGTGGGCTTAGACTACCAAACGGATCTTGAAACACAATTTGCAGTGATTGGCGATATTCGCGCATCGCTGTCAAATTCAACCCTTGTAGATTAGTGCCGTTAAAATAAATATCGCCTTCGCTATTAATCAGCCGCAGTAATCCTCGTACCAAGGTGCTTTTACCTGAGCCACTTTCGCCGACAATACCCAAGGTTTCCCCCTGATGTAATTGCAACGATACCCCATCAACCGCTTTGAAATGGTCATAGGTACGTTGCAGTAGACCTTTCTTTAACGGGAACCATACTTTAAAGTCTTTTACCTGTAATAACGGCTGCGGATGTATCAACGCAGGTATGTCACGTTGCGGCTCTGCGTTCAACAGGGTTTTGGTATACTCATGCTGTGGATCAGCAAAAATACGCTCAACGCTGCCGATCTCGACTATTTGACCTTGCTGCATAACCGCCACATCATCGGCTAAATGCTTCACAATATTAAGATCATGGGTGATCATTAAAATCGCCATCCCCAGCTTAGTCTGTAATGATTTTAACAATTCCAAAATTTGTAATTGCACCGTGACATCCAGTGCAGTGGTCGGTTCATCGGCGATTAATAAATCAGGCTCATTGGCTAACGCCATCGCGATCATCACGCGTTGGCGTTGACCACCAGATAATTCATGCGGATAAGAGCCTAAGCGCGTTTTCGGCTCCGGTATTGCCACTAATTCCAACAATTCCAAACAGCGTAACTGCGCCGCTTTTTTATTTAAGCCCTGATGTAAGTGCAGTATTTCAGATATCTGTTTTTCAATGGTGTGCAGCGGATTTAACGACGTCATCGGTTCTTGAAAAATAATACTGGCTCTGTTACCACGCAACGCTTGCATCACCGCGTGGTCTTTGCCTATTACCTCTTGGCCCATTAGCTTAATACTGCCTGCAGGGTAGTTTGCCGCGGGAAAAGGCAATAGCTGTAAAATAGATAGTGCAGTCACCGATTTACCCGAGCCACTTTCGCCAACTAGGGCAAAGGTTTTACCTTGTTCAATGCGAAAAGAAACACCTTCAACGACCCGTTGCGAACCAAAGCTAACCGATAAGTCGTTAATCTCCAGCACTCTAGCTTGCGATTCAGTAGTAGATATCACTTTTGCTTTAAGTTGAACGTTACTCATTATGCTCCCTTACGCGGATCAAACGCGTCACGTGCCGCTTCACCAATAAACACCAGCAATACCAAGAGTATCGCCATCGACACAAACGCGGTAATTCCCAGCCAAGGTGCTTGCAGGTTATTTTTGCCCTGTTTGATTAATTCCCCTAACGACGGCGAGCCCACTTCCAAACCAAAACCGAGAAAATCTAACGAGGTTAATGTGGTCAGCGCGCCAGTGAAAATAAACGGCATGAAGGTCATCGTCGCAACCATGGCATTGGGTAAAATATGCTTAAACATAATCGCGCGGTGCGATTGCCCCAAGGCTTTTGCGGCAATGACATATTCTAGATGACGGCCACGTAAAAATTCTGCCCGTACCACATCAACCAATGCCATCCAGCTAAATAGCAACATAATACCCAGTAGCCACCAAAAATTAGGTTGCACTAAACTGGCTAAAATAATCAATAAAAACAGCATCGGCAAGCCAGACCATATTTCGATAAAGCGCTGACCATACAAGTCAATACGACCACCAAAATAGCCTTGTGTCGCGCCGACCGCAACACCGATAATCGAACTAAATATCGTCAAGGTTAGCGCGAACAATACCGATATACGAAAGCCATAAATAAGCCGAGCTAGGACATCGCGACTTTGATCATCGGTGCCTAATAAATTATGGCGGTCTGGCGCAGAAGGCGCTGGGACGGTTAAATCATAATTAAAAGTATCGTAACTAAAAGGGATCAGCGGCCACCACATATCCCCCTGCGCTAAGATAATCTCTTGAATATACTCATCACGATAATCCGCGAGAATGTCCATCTCACCGCCGAACTCCAACTCGTTATAATCATATAGAATAGGCAAGTAATAACTGTCGTTGTAACGTACTAACAACGGCTTATCGTTGGCAACGAACTCTGCGCATAAACTAAATAAAAATAATCCCGTAAACAGCCATAACGACCAATAACCACGTTTATTATGTTTAAAGGTTTGCCAACGGTTTAGGTTCATCGGATTTTGTTTGATTCGCTGCCAAGTGGTGATCCAGCCCATTATGATTGCGCCTCAAAATTAATCCGTGGGTCAATCAACATATAAGTGACATCACTGATTAGCTTAATAATCAGCCCCATTAAGGTAAAAACATACAAGGTGCCAAACACCACAGGGTAGTCGCGGTTAATCACCGATTCAAAGCCTAATAAACCTAAACCATCGAGCGAGAAAATAATTTCAATCATCAAGGAACCAGTAAAGAAAATACTGATTAGTGCGGCCGGTAATCCGGCAATCACCAATAACATCGCATTACGAAATACATGGCCGTATAACACTTGGTTTTCGGTCAGGCCTTTGGCTCTGGCGGTAGTCACATATTGCTTATTAATTTCATCTAAGAAGGTATTTTTAGTCAACAAGGTTAACGTGGCAAAACTGCTGATCACTGAGGCCATAATAGGTAAGGTTAAATGCCAAAAATAATCTTTAATTTGCTCGAAGGTAGATAATTCATCGAAATTAGCCGACGTTAATCCACGTAGTGGAAACCAATCAAAATAACTGCCACCGGCAAATACCACAATCAGTAATAACGCGAAT encodes:
- a CDS encoding ABC transporter ATP-binding protein is translated as MSNVQLKAKVISTTESQARVLEINDLSVSFGSQRVVEGVSFRIEQGKTFALVGESGSGKSVTALSILQLLPFPAANYPAGSIKLMGQEVIGKDHAVMQALRGNRASIIFQEPMTSLNPLHTIEKQISEILHLHQGLNKKAAQLRCLELLELVAIPEPKTRLGSYPHELSGGQRQRVMIAMALANEPDLLIADEPTTALDVTVQLQILELLKSLQTKLGMAILMITHDLNIVKHLADDVAVMQQGQIVEIGSVERIFADPQHEYTKTLLNAEPQRDIPALIHPQPLLQVKDFKVWFPLKKGLLQRTYDHFKAVDGVSLQLHQGETLGIVGESGSGKSTLVRGLLRLINSEGDIYFNGTNLQGLNLTAMREYRQSLQIVFQDPFGSLSPRMSVRQIISEGLEVQGKHGDAEIEIAIQQALIDVGLPVASLARYPHQFSGGQRQRIAIARALVLKPQILILDEPTSALDRTVQKQILDLLCQLQQQHQLSYIFITHDLSVVRAVSHRILVLKAGKVVEEGETEAVFKQPQHAYTQALLSAAMCFN
- a CDS encoding methyl-accepting chemotaxis protein — its product is MSSLGNHFYQYLLSAQKSDDDKIKGRGIITFALVGIIIGGYSALKWNNLDVTALVNSSMIMLIGFICSIMLIKLAVNPIIAGNVMQLGGMLHLTNLMFQTGGANSHSIMWIAAMTVFAYLLMNARSGFFWSVVMMITYVAMIIMDNNGYELPQLVLSAKDAKVEHYSALLLPPLAIWFSNHYNNTLRSKAMASNQAALLAAESASQGAEQSREELQLLFNQVGDTVTQLMQTSSDLTAHLTVMSQYAKDIDDGVGEQVSATSHINDLLQDTATLVGNASGIIQAMGNDSLRAEEQADNSSIAMTATITSMSDIKDSNDAIEKAIKVITDIANQTNLLALNAAIEAARAGEMGRGFAVVADEVRNLSKRSTESANEIKLLIEKSSADVNNGYEAVETNAETFAEIIDAVTNMSSQITSVTTNVVTTDKNISGVLSASEQVTSVTKANELSAQAMNQSIGELLQVSDELNAMSTRLVTIVNSH
- a CDS encoding ABC transporter permease — protein: MKQNPMNLNRWQTFKHNKRGYWSLWLFTGLFLFSLCAEFVANDKPLLVRYNDSYYLPILYDYNELEFGGEMDILADYRDEYIQEIILAQGDMWWPLIPFSYDTFNYDLTVPAPSAPDRHNLLGTDDQSRDVLARLIYGFRISVLFALTLTIFSSIIGVAVGATQGYFGGRIDLYGQRFIEIWSGLPMLFLLIILASLVQPNFWWLLGIMLLFSWMALVDVVRAEFLRGRHLEYVIAAKALGQSHRAIMFKHILPNAMVATMTFMPFIFTGALTTLTSLDFLGFGLEVGSPSLGELIKQGKNNLQAPWLGITAFVSMAILLVLLVFIGEAARDAFDPRKGA